One part of the Leclercia sp. LSNIH1 genome encodes these proteins:
- the kwaA gene encoding anti-phage protein KwaA produces the protein MDSRPYLKTVLYILSLWLLFLSLLIMSYDKVLIKNVWDYIFTENFTFPISSLRVRNIVFIVSLVFIFIGAIILIILANSFGSGWSVACTVSDISNENHEHLEFLTTYIMPLVFTDVDSKRTVLNLGLMIFVIGAIYVKTNRFYSNPSLAILGFRIYKANVHDRGVKKCTIICRGVLKSTDSIKYIKIDDETYLAKII, from the coding sequence ATGGATAGCAGGCCATATCTTAAAACAGTACTATATATACTATCACTGTGGCTTTTATTTTTATCATTATTAATTATGTCCTACGATAAGGTTTTGATAAAAAATGTGTGGGACTATATTTTCACTGAAAATTTTACTTTTCCGATCTCGTCATTGAGAGTGAGAAATATCGTTTTCATAGTTAGTTTGGTTTTCATCTTTATCGGTGCAATTATTTTAATAATTCTTGCAAATAGTTTTGGTTCGGGCTGGTCTGTTGCATGTACTGTATCAGACATTAGCAATGAAAATCATGAGCATTTAGAATTTTTAACCACTTATATAATGCCCTTAGTTTTTACTGATGTCGACAGTAAACGAACTGTATTAAATTTAGGATTGATGATATTTGTCATCGGCGCGATATACGTAAAAACAAATAGGTTTTATTCAAATCCATCACTTGCAATACTCGGATTCAGAATATACAAAGCTAATGTTCATGATAGAGGTGTTAAAAAATGCACAATTATATGCCGTGGTGTTCTAAAAAGCACAGATAGTATAAAGTATATAAAAATCGACGATGAAACTTATTTGGCTAAAATAATATAG
- a CDS encoding Kiwa anti-phage protein KwaB-like domain-containing protein: MFTDIENILQSQKISGEAFFVADTQGVVDIFKVNLEPNAEVDLTTSFSKSIMDNIIEPNRGKAVIPLVSTLLERDKQVFEYDHLAINHLPIEFTKMNDVLNFGVNGNATQFDFTTQSLTSVKAVIYHICDGNGNSVVIYQHKYPVSLHKKTKKSFFSLNGRTLDKITHDSIDINDTIDFFFFQNKYYALNIKLLERMYGLESVIDNLANNSTPLIISLGIVNTQGMPAPLDIFKDMYKDRAFMRRLAMVSKGSLVQTGVSIPQIQQVMQQFPVFQRNIDLTGGLVNLNTKDQKRYFIRLLNNEASFAALDNSPFLAVEKDSAA, from the coding sequence ATGTTCACTGACATTGAAAATATTTTACAATCACAGAAAATCTCTGGTGAAGCTTTTTTTGTTGCTGATACTCAAGGTGTTGTAGATATATTTAAAGTTAATCTTGAACCTAATGCCGAAGTAGATCTGACCACTTCATTTTCCAAAAGTATAATGGATAATATCATTGAACCTAACAGAGGTAAGGCAGTAATCCCACTTGTGTCAACATTACTGGAACGAGACAAACAAGTTTTCGAATATGACCATTTAGCAATCAATCACCTCCCTATTGAATTTACGAAGATGAACGATGTGCTAAATTTCGGAGTCAATGGTAATGCAACACAGTTTGATTTCACTACACAAAGCCTTACATCGGTAAAAGCCGTAATTTACCATATTTGTGATGGCAATGGGAACAGTGTAGTAATTTACCAACACAAATACCCTGTTTCACTACATAAGAAAACAAAAAAATCTTTTTTTAGTTTAAATGGCAGAACCTTAGATAAAATAACTCATGATAGTATTGATATAAATGACACTATTGACTTTTTCTTCTTCCAGAATAAATATTACGCATTAAATATTAAATTACTTGAAAGAATGTATGGGTTAGAGAGTGTGATAGATAATCTTGCAAACAACTCAACGCCATTGATAATCAGTCTTGGAATTGTTAACACACAAGGTATGCCAGCACCGCTAGATATTTTCAAGGATATGTATAAAGACAGGGCATTTATGCGTAGACTTGCTATGGTCTCGAAAGGAAGCTTAGTACAAACGGGGGTATCAATACCTCAAATACAACAAGTAATGCAGCAATTCCCTGTTTTTCAGAGAAATATTGATCTGACAGGTGGCTTAGTGAACCTTAATACGAAAGATCAAAAAAGATATTTTATCCGACTACTTAATAATGAAGCTTCTTTTGCTGCCCTCGACAACTCGCCCTTCCTGGCTGTTGAAAAAGACTCCGCTGCTTAA
- a CDS encoding restriction endonuclease subunit S, whose product MSEWSNVNLASLLSFGNGKSRPLDSGNIPVYGGNGIMSYVSHFNYDHETIIIGRVGAYCGATYYENKPIWISDNALSAKAVGEHNTKYLYYLLKNLDLNQFAEGSSHPLLTQKLLNSIETKTALNPNEQKSIASVLSSLDDKIDLLHRQNKTLESMAETLFRQWFIEEAQDEWPEKSLNQYVELNKSSISKKYDFKEIQYLDTGSLTKGKISELQTMLLSEAPSRAKRLVNEFDIIISTVRPDQCHYGICIDPPSNLVVSTGFCVISGKSISPFFIYYLLTSEDMTEYLHSIAEGSTSTYPSLKPEDIGNVLFLYPGEEKLKNFHKLVGSYWNKIHNNYKKIQTLETLRDTLLPKLMSGEVRVQYAEQAIASVA is encoded by the coding sequence ATGAGTGAGTGGTCAAACGTAAATCTAGCGTCATTGTTGTCGTTTGGTAATGGCAAATCCCGGCCATTAGATTCTGGAAATATTCCAGTATATGGCGGCAACGGTATTATGAGCTATGTATCTCACTTTAACTATGATCATGAAACAATCATAATTGGTCGTGTAGGGGCCTATTGCGGTGCTACTTATTATGAAAATAAGCCCATTTGGATTTCTGACAATGCTCTGTCAGCCAAAGCGGTTGGTGAACATAATACAAAATATTTATATTATCTATTAAAAAACTTAGATTTAAATCAATTTGCAGAAGGTTCAAGTCATCCTCTGCTAACACAAAAGCTGTTAAATTCAATTGAAACAAAAACAGCATTAAATCCTAATGAACAAAAATCTATTGCCTCTGTGCTGTCCTCTCTTGATGACAAAATAGATCTGCTTCATCGCCAGAATAAAACTCTGGAATCTATGGCTGAAACCCTGTTCAGGCAGTGGTTTATTGAAGAAGCACAAGATGAATGGCCTGAAAAAAGCCTCAATCAATATGTTGAGCTAAATAAATCATCAATAAGTAAAAAGTATGATTTCAAAGAGATTCAATACTTGGATACAGGTTCTCTAACCAAAGGGAAAATATCTGAACTTCAAACCATGCTGTTATCAGAGGCACCAAGTCGAGCTAAAAGATTAGTCAATGAGTTTGACATAATAATATCAACAGTACGCCCAGATCAGTGTCATTATGGTATTTGCATTGATCCACCGTCAAATCTCGTTGTTTCAACAGGTTTTTGCGTCATTTCTGGCAAATCAATTAGCCCATTTTTTATTTACTATCTTTTAACTTCTGAGGATATGACCGAATATCTGCACTCAATAGCAGAAGGTTCTACGTCAACCTATCCTTCTTTAAAACCAGAAGACATTGGCAATGTTTTATTCCTCTATCCAGGTGAGGAAAAATTAAAAAACTTTCATAAACTTGTTGGCTCTTACTGGAACAAGATTCATAACAACTACAAAAAAATACAGACCCTAGAAACCCTCCGAGATACTCTCTTACCGAAACTGATGAGCGGTGAAGTACGGGTTCAGTATGCAGAACAAGCAATCGCGTCAGTAGCATAA
- a CDS encoding type I restriction endonuclease subunit R, with protein MAKMTESDIEVMAIEHLQGLGYEYVYGPDIEPSGINPLRSYQQVILEDKVRTALQRLNPHLSEQKCEEALKQVMQISTPDLMANNLAFHRLLTEGINIEVSKDGNTQGELACLIDFNDPTNNEFLVINQLTIKEGNHTRRPDLILFINGLPLVVIELKNAADENATVAGAYNQIKTYQNQIPSLFTYNTFNVISDGLEAKAGTVSADFSRYMTWKTSNGKTQATSTQPMLEVLLQGLLNPVTLLDMIRHFIVFEASKHEDSKGIISIRTVKKMAAYHQYYAVNAAVLSTIRASAVNADSPSAEVAVRQQGRNSKDLVNAQKTGDRKAGVVWHTQGSGKSLSMVFYTGKIVLALDNPTVVVITDRNDLDDQLFGTFSSATQLLRQTPKQADNREELKEYLRVASGGVVFTTIQKFQPDDGSNIFELLSDRTNIVVIADEAHRSQYSFSAKEVDVKDSEGNVTGKRTVYGFAKYMRDALPNATYLGFTGTPIEKTDVNTPAVFGNYVDIYDISQAVEDGATVRIFYESRLAKIAISDEGRQLIEEFDDEFNEDELTLTQKERSKWARIEGLIGSSKRIKAIAADMVQHFEQRLKSNADHGKGMIVTMSRRIAAELYKEIVALKPEWHSDDLNDGVIKVVMTSSAADGPEIAKHHTTKKERQVLANRMKDDDDKLKLVIVRDMWLTGFDAPSMHTLYIDKPMKGHNLMQAIARVNRVYKDKIGGLVVDYLGIASDLKEALSFYSDAGGRGDPAEVQEEAVTLMQEKLEILEGMMHGYDYKAYFAATTSQRLTIILESENHILGLDNGKGKMRFLAAVAALSQAFALATPHDKAMEAAPEVAFFQAVKARLNKFTENSDGSEEEHNDSLEVRVKQTIDQALVTDKVVDIFDAAGIQKPDISVLSEEFLQEMKDYQHRNIALETLKKLLSDEIKVRSNQSITQGKKLIDMLTSAINGYQNKVLTAAEVIDELIKLAKTIQESDSLATQLNLSAYEYAFYSAVADNDSARELMEKEKLRELAVVLTEAIRNNVSLDWTVKEAARAKIRVVVKRLLKKYGYPPDMSLLATETILKQAELLAGELGK; from the coding sequence ATGGCAAAGATGACCGAATCCGATATTGAAGTAATGGCGATTGAGCACCTGCAAGGTCTGGGCTATGAGTATGTTTACGGCCCGGACATTGAACCCAGTGGCATCAATCCGTTACGTAGCTATCAGCAGGTTATCCTTGAAGATAAAGTGCGTACTGCCCTGCAACGTCTGAACCCGCACCTTAGCGAACAGAAGTGTGAGGAAGCCCTGAAACAGGTGATGCAGATCAGCACACCTGACCTGATGGCAAACAATCTGGCTTTTCATCGCCTGTTGACCGAAGGAATTAATATCGAAGTCAGTAAGGATGGTAATACACAAGGAGAGCTGGCCTGCCTGATCGACTTTAACGATCCCACGAATAATGAATTTCTGGTCATTAATCAGCTCACCATCAAAGAAGGCAACCATACCCGTAGACCGGATCTTATTTTGTTCATCAACGGTCTGCCATTAGTCGTTATCGAACTTAAAAATGCCGCTGACGAAAATGCAACGGTTGCAGGTGCTTATAACCAGATTAAAACCTATCAGAACCAAATCCCCAGCCTGTTTACCTACAATACATTTAATGTGATATCTGACGGGCTGGAAGCCAAAGCGGGGACGGTTTCTGCCGATTTCAGTCGTTATATGACATGGAAAACATCAAACGGCAAAACGCAAGCCACCAGTACCCAGCCAATGCTCGAAGTCCTGTTACAGGGGTTGCTTAATCCTGTAACACTGCTGGATATGATCCGCCACTTTATCGTGTTTGAGGCCAGCAAACATGAAGACAGCAAAGGGATTATCAGTATCCGTACTGTTAAAAAAATGGCGGCTTATCATCAATACTACGCTGTCAATGCGGCGGTACTTTCCACTATCCGTGCCTCGGCGGTGAATGCGGACTCCCCCTCTGCCGAAGTAGCAGTACGCCAGCAGGGGCGTAACAGTAAAGATCTCGTTAATGCGCAAAAAACCGGGGACCGCAAAGCGGGCGTAGTCTGGCATACCCAAGGTTCCGGTAAATCGCTTTCGATGGTGTTTTATACCGGGAAAATTGTACTGGCGCTGGATAATCCGACCGTGGTTGTGATCACTGACCGTAACGACCTTGATGATCAGCTATTCGGTACGTTTTCTTCTGCTACACAGCTACTACGTCAGACACCTAAACAGGCTGATAACCGGGAAGAACTCAAAGAATATTTGCGCGTCGCGTCTGGTGGTGTGGTGTTTACCACTATTCAAAAATTTCAACCTGATGATGGCAGTAATATCTTTGAGTTGCTGTCAGACAGAACCAATATTGTCGTTATCGCTGATGAAGCCCACCGCTCACAGTACAGTTTCAGCGCCAAAGAAGTTGACGTGAAAGACAGCGAAGGCAACGTAACAGGTAAGCGCACCGTTTATGGCTTTGCCAAATATATGCGTGATGCCTTACCCAATGCGACCTATCTGGGCTTTACCGGAACCCCCATAGAAAAAACGGACGTAAATACCCCTGCTGTTTTCGGTAACTACGTTGATATCTACGATATTTCGCAGGCCGTTGAAGACGGTGCAACCGTGCGTATCTTCTATGAAAGTCGTCTGGCGAAAATTGCCATCAGTGATGAGGGTCGACAGCTTATCGAAGAGTTTGACGATGAGTTTAACGAGGATGAGCTGACACTTACCCAGAAAGAACGTTCTAAATGGGCCAGAATCGAAGGGCTGATTGGCAGTTCAAAACGCATTAAAGCCATTGCAGCGGATATGGTCCAGCACTTTGAACAACGCTTAAAGTCCAATGCCGATCATGGCAAGGGCATGATTGTTACCATGTCCCGTCGTATTGCCGCTGAATTGTATAAGGAAATCGTCGCACTTAAACCCGAATGGCATAGCGATGATTTAAATGACGGCGTGATTAAAGTCGTGATGACCTCTTCCGCTGCTGACGGGCCAGAAATCGCTAAACACCATACCACTAAAAAAGAACGTCAGGTTCTGGCTAACCGAATGAAAGACGACGACGACAAGCTGAAACTGGTGATAGTGCGTGATATGTGGCTGACCGGCTTTGATGCGCCAAGTATGCATACCCTGTATATCGACAAACCGATGAAGGGCCACAACCTGATGCAGGCCATTGCCCGTGTCAACCGCGTGTACAAGGACAAAATCGGTGGTCTAGTGGTTGACTATCTGGGTATTGCTTCTGATTTAAAAGAAGCCTTGTCGTTCTACTCCGATGCCGGAGGACGTGGTGATCCAGCCGAAGTTCAGGAAGAAGCCGTAACGCTCATGCAGGAAAAGCTGGAAATCCTGGAAGGCATGATGCATGGATACGATTACAAAGCTTACTTTGCCGCAACTACCTCACAACGCCTGACAATTATTCTTGAATCAGAAAACCATATTTTAGGGCTGGATAACGGTAAAGGTAAAATGCGTTTCCTGGCTGCGGTTGCAGCCTTATCGCAGGCATTTGCATTGGCGACACCGCACGATAAAGCAATGGAAGCGGCACCCGAAGTAGCATTCTTCCAGGCAGTAAAAGCCAGACTGAATAAATTTACTGAAAACTCAGACGGATCAGAAGAAGAACACAATGACAGTCTCGAAGTTCGGGTAAAACAGACTATCGATCAGGCTCTGGTTACCGATAAAGTTGTTGATATTTTTGACGCTGCTGGGATACAAAAGCCTGATATTTCCGTTCTTTCTGAAGAATTCCTTCAGGAAATGAAGGATTACCAACACAGAAATATTGCTTTGGAAACGCTTAAAAAACTGCTTTCTGACGAGATCAAGGTTCGCTCGAATCAAAGTATCACCCAAGGCAAAAAACTGATTGATATGCTGACCTCTGCAATCAATGGCTACCAGAACAAGGTACTGACCGCAGCGGAGGTAATTGATGAGCTAATCAAGCTTGCCAAGACTATCCAGGAATCTGACAGCCTTGCCACCCAGTTAAACCTCAGCGCTTATGAATATGCCTTCTATTCTGCTGTTGCAGATAACGACAGTGCTCGCGAGTTAATGGAAAAGGAAAAACTACGAGAACTGGCAGTCGTACTTACGGAGGCTATCCGCAACAATGTCAGTCTTGACTGGACAGTGAAAGAAGCAGCAAGAGCAAAAATTCGCGTGGTGGTAAAACGTCTGCTCAAAAAATATGGTTATCCACCCGATATGTCCTTGCTCGCCACAGAGACCATTTTGAAGCAGGCTGAACTTTTAGCTGGAGAATTAGGAAAATGA